The proteins below come from a single Drosophila busckii strain San Diego stock center, stock number 13000-0081.31 chromosome X, ASM1175060v1, whole genome shotgun sequence genomic window:
- the LOC108606929 gene encoding anaphase-promoting complex subunit 1 — MIAIAEPPQEFVPRGRQAAEEHPGPSDAPLPKYLPAEHVLLQRLQNVNISEAADEAQEFWCIREIYDDYEASYSRSQKRQHLLEQTKKCGPNAAAATQLISLPQDILQNSPTNREEPMCDYIVNNEEELYVHKNTVVWTQGRNDDEDDGVYKRSCFTCDTPVKFACFLNRQFVRGGLAQLKAALQPDEDNLTAICVVDQDAMRVYCSDGEDYLANLDFPVSQIWQTKFGLLLEKDSNNATLSHLSIPMPRLFSMSHPLHEVCPVVLKTANNPAVYMTEPEYSVVFTAEDSDLVLLYDAKFHKHFAARLRKVLPEEVNHVQQQYTQDTLNQTLLNQRYPNSPLSFVSRHQQTGTTPKLSTSFFTRNETTTNSQNLSRLGISQTQPFGGILSQSHSRATGLGTPLSQLQQSISQQSLSIKDMRKPTDVKPAKPIEPELCLEYLWTENTFGTPREYCEMATRAFVHTDLVGQTYLCYLQARSSRLQMVLLSGYNTDELQLSTLPSTLPAMDAVGLKRLHMIVILDPSGSLMVYTGTVLISKVHITPLIATPNLYPNSAMQGTLPHHLPATPTLLPTLTLKPGSSFGEVRRSSLLPTKAASDLSAFDEELELHMLSPIQPQPMSYSQRQAHNTIKGLRDAAGNRLTLVYATGRMLRISLPLLNDTRLITRCIATLRQVLDPSQFLHFIIRWYSARHPPGSRDYSIEQEWQLFRNTMMSLMGCTIASTFPRPDTDDSYARCATPPFHHFGQNCHGHGMEEPKKRRRCHEYMGYSDDDWEFMLLHSSTLMHCINDSNTTYNVDVTAPLFRIMPAIFFGLHLLYEDLKLDSVYESCLSYVATFLHQLAIDMQLVTYVLHYQLDFPELAHKVSKLSMLSHEHGALMLYQELLRIPAPSIYAQLEHVLLGREQVTPYCYLECVNERSRNLIQLVSLVMHGHHKLKQWWQLLEVFGSVQANYGKRNKRSITATAPRCHQLLELLLCMQFTRRDIERLPAAVHLVLAEALEQARLTPPIGCSMATYELILRPELAAHAQLPFMAATPGTPHWGRVYKEDSLSPRVGPDNFNYALDEPDKRYDGMDNVDTKLLRLRFPDDMRVEEVRRLLNSADPVAIEMTQSPGTSDHEFIEEQEKQLFALCARTMTLPLGRGMFTLRTALPKPSDHIDMPTLCLEGREPIKGTTIEMQQIEFPANMHMWPSFHNGVAAGLTVAPQAEGIDSTWIVFNKPKAQANNAVGHAGFLMALGLNGHLKSLSFMSIYKYLVNCDEMTGVGLLLGISAAHRGSMDTKTTKLLSVHLEALLPATAMELDIPQSTQVAALMGIGLLYQGSAKRHIAEVLLQEIGRPPGPEMENSVERESYAITAGLALGLVTLGQGDSPAGLRDLQLPDTLHYYMVGGVKRPIGGSQKEKYRLASFQVREGDNVNIDVTAPGATLALGLMFFNSNNAAIAEWMQAPDSRYLLDMVRPDFLLLRTIARGLILWEEVQPDADWFMAQFPHTLRVHLRLNRGDEPMPQQKSAQSEDSDIDYEAITQAYCNILAGAAFCIGLKYAGTENPVAFKTLRTAIKQFLGFPGTPMGECAGRTTIESCLMVLLISISLVFAGSGNCEILRIIRYLRSRVGPQYPHVTYGSHMAIHMSLGLLFLGAGRFTIAKTPESIAALVCAFFPKFPIHSNDNRYHLQALRHLYVLAVEPRLFLPRDIDTHQLCLCNISVLEVGATELRRLPIAPCILPELSTLQQVIVDDENYWPVCFERTRNWAQLEKALELCAPIDIKKRTGCLSHLEDPDRLKSMLAQTLTMEQSICWQVVAQDLQQFASERLVKPFISRFLDTKGTNLSYNELSKRHHLMLLFYNAVVKDRMHLLPVYLTLYDHVTKPVIHNTDVWQVKLIDAYLTKCSESAHALISVELIQMMLEMLKLQLETTLQELCLPLREFLCQKQLDPNYVASICAQDLQRIHCVINYYNFMPNMLSDVDLSGAPINYFRIMLEFRHLDLSPQTIFGLLKLFQALTRQIIE; from the exons ATGATTGCCATTGCAGAGCCTCCACAGGAATTTGTTCCTCGTGGACGTCAAGCGGCAGAGGAACATCCGGGACCCAGTGATGCACCCTTGCCCAAATATTTGCCCGCCGAGCATGTGCTGCTGCAACGTTTACAAAATGTCAACATATCCGAAGCCGCCGATGAAGCGCAGGAGTTCTGGTGTATACGTGAAATTTACGATGACTACGAGGCCAGCTATAGTCGTAGCCAAAAGCGTCAGCATTTGCTTGAGCAGACCAAGAAATGTGGACCCAATGCTGCGGCAGCAACGCAGCTAATCTCGCTGCCACAGGATATATTGCAGAATAGTCCAACAAATCGCGAGGAGCCCATGTGTGATTACATAGTGAACAACGAGGAGGAGCTATATGTGCACAAGAATACAGTAGTATGGACACAAGGACGCAACGATGATGAAGACGATGGCGTTTATAAGCGCAGCTGCTTCACCTGCGATACGCCTGTGAAATTTGCCTGTTTCCTCAATCGGCAATTTGTGCGCGGCGGGCTGGCGCAGCTGAAAGCAGCACTACAGCCGGATGAAGACAACTTGACGGCCATTTGTGTGGTAGATCAGGATGCGATGCGTGTGTACTGCAGCGATGGCGAGGATTATTTAGCCAATCTAGACTTTCCCGTATCGCAGATTTGGCAAACAAAGTTTGGACTGCTGCTGGAAAAAGATTCGAATAATGCAACACTCTCACATCTAAGCATACCCATGCCCAGACTGTTTAGCATGTCGCATCCGCTGCATGAGGTTTGCCCCGTGGTGCTGAAGACAGCAAACAATCCCGCCGTGTACATGACCGAGCCGGAGTACAGCGTGGTGTTTACAGCCGAGGACTCGGATCTGGTGCTGCTATATGATGCTAAATTTCATAAGCATTTTGCAGCGCGTCTGCGCAAAGTATTACCCGAGGAGGTGAAccatgtgcagcagcaatatacACAGGATACGCTCAATCAAACGCTGCTCAATCAACGCTATCCGAACAGTCCGCTTAGCTTTGTGAGCAGGCATCAGCAAACGGGCA CCACACCCAAGCTGTCGACGTCGTTCTTTACGCGCAATGAGACGACAACAAATTCACAGAATCTCTCGCGTCTGGGCATTAGTCAAACGCAACCCTTTGGCGGCATCTTATCGCAGTCGCA CAGTCGGGCCACAGGCCTGGGCACACCGCTcagtcagctgcagcagagcaTTAGCCAGCAGTCGCTTTCGATTAAGGATATGCGCAAGCCAACGGATGTGAAGCCCGCCAAGCCGATTGAGCCGGAACTCTGCTTGGAGTACCTGTGGACGGAGAACACGTTCGGCAC TCCACGTGAGTATTGCGAAATGGCCACGCGCGCCTTTGTGCACACCGATCTGGTGGGTCAGACCTATCTGTGCTATTTGCAAGCACGCTCCAGTCGCCTGCAAATGGTGCTGCTCAGTGGCTACAATACGGACGAGCTGCAGTTGTCCACGCTGCCCAGCACGTTGCCGGCAATGGATGCAGTGGGGCTGAAGCGTTTGCATATGATTGTAATACTCGATCCCAGCGGCAGTCTAATGGTTTACACTGGCACTGTGCTCATCTCGAAGGTGCACATAACGCCGCTCATTGCTACGCCCAATCTGTATCCAAACTCCGCCATGCAAGGCACACTGCCACATCATTTGCCGGCAacgccaacgctgctgcccACGCTGACGCTGAAGCCGGGCAGCTCGTTTGGCGAAGTGCGTCGCAGCAGTTTGCTGCCCACCAAGGCGGCCTCCGATCTGAGCGCGTTCGATGAGGAACTGGAGCTGCATATGCTCTCGCCCATACAGCCGCAGCCCATGTCCTATAGCCAGCGCCAGGCGCACAACACCATCAAAGGATTGCGCGATGCCGCAGGCAATCGTCTGACTTTGGTCTATGCCACTGGACGCATGTTGCGCAtatcgctgccgctgctcaaCGATACGCGGCTGATTACACGCTGCATAGCAACGCTGCGTCAGGTGCTGGATCCCTCGCAGTTTCTGCATTTCATCATACGCTGGTATAGCGCAAGACATCCGCCTGGCTCGCGGGACTACAGCATTGAGCAGGAGTGGCAGCTGTTCCGCAACACCATGATGAGCTTGATGGGCTGCACCATAGCGAGCACATTCCCGCGACCCGATACGGATGATTCGTATGCGCGCTGTGCGACGCCGCCGTTTCATCATTTTGGGCAAAattgccatggccatggcATGGAGGAGCCAAAGAAGCGTCGCCGCTGCCATGAGTATATGGGGTATAGCGATGACGATTGGGAGTTTATGCTGCTGCATAGCAGCACACTGATGCACTGCATCAACGATTCGAATACTACCTACAATGTGGATGTGACTGCGCCGCTGTTTCGCATCATGCCCGCCATATTCTTTGGACTGCATCTGCTCTACGAGGATCTCAAGCTGGATTCGGTCTACGAAAGCTGCCTCAGCTATGTGGCGACG TTTCTGCATCAGCTGGCCATCGATATGCAGCTGGTCACCTATGTGCTGCACTATCAGCTGGACTTTCCGGAGCTGGCGCACAAGGTGAGCAAGCTGAGCATGCTGAGCCATGAGCATGGCGCACTGATGCTCTACCAGGAGCTGCTGCGCATACCCGCGCCCAGCATCTACGCACAGCTGGAGCATGTGCTGCTGGGACGCGAACAGGTGACGCCCTATTGCTATCTGGAGTGTGTGAACGAGCGCAGTCGCAATCTCATACAGCTCGTATCGCTGGTAATGCATGGACACCACAAGCTGAAGCAATGGTGGCAGCTGCTCGAGGTGTTCGGCTCCGTTCAGGCCAACTATGGGAAGCGGAACAAGCGCAGCATAACGGCCACAGCGCCGCGTTGTCatcagctgctggagctgctgctgtgcatgcaGTTCACGCGACGCGACATTGAGCGTTTGCCGGCTGCAGTGCATCTGGTGCTGGCGGAGGCATTGGAGCAGGCGCGTCTAACGCCGCCCATTGGCTGCAGCATGGCCACGTATGAGTTAATACTGCGTCCGGAGCTGGCGGCGCATGCGCAGCTGCCGTTTATGGCTGCCACGCCGGGCACACCGCACTGGGGGCGTGTGTACAAGGAGGACTCGCTGTCGCCGCGCGTTGGGCCGGACAACTTCAACTACGCCCTGGATGAGCCAGACAAGCGCTACGATGGCATGGACAATGTGGACACCaagctgctgcgcctgcgctTTCCCGACGACATGCGTGTGGAGGAAGTGCGTCGCCTGCTGAACAGCGCTGACCCGGTGGCCATTGAGATGACACAGTCGCCGGGCACCAGCGATCACGAGTTCATTGAGGAGCAGGAGAAGCAGCTGTTTGCGCTCTGCGCGCGCACCATGACGCTGCCACTGGGGCGTGGCATGTTCACGCTGCGCACCGCGCTGCCCAAGCCCAGCGATCACATCGATATGCCGACGCTGTGTCTGGAGGGGCGCGAGCCCATCAAGGGCACCACCATTGAGATGCAGCAAATCGAGTTTCCGGCCAATATGCATATGTGGCCTTCGTTTCACAATGGCGTCGCCGCCGGCTTGACTGTGGCGCCGCAGGCGGAGGGCATTGACTCCACCTGGATTGTGTTCAACAAGCCCAAGGCGCAGGCAAATAATGCGGTGGGCCATGCGGGCTTCCTCATGGCGCTCGGTCTCAACGGGCATCTCAAGTCGCTGTCCTTCATGAGCATCTACAAGTATCTGGTGAACTGCGACGAAATGACGGGCGTGGGCCTGCTGCTGGGCATTTCGGCGGCGCATCGCGGCAGCATGGACACGAAGACGACCAAGCTGCTGAGCGTGCATCTGGAGGCGCTGCTGCCGGCCACCGCCATGGAGCTGGACATACCGCAGAGCACACAGGTGGCCGCACTTATGGGCATTGGTTTGCTCTATCAGGGCTCGGCCAAGCGGCACATAGCCGAGGTGCTGCTGCAGGAGATTGGACGGCCACCGGGTCCGGAAATGGAGAATAGCGTGGAGCGTGAATCTTACGCCATTACGGCGGGCTTGGCCCTGGGTCTGGTTACACTCGGGCAGGGTGATTCGCCGGCGGGACTGCGTGATCTGCAGCTGCCGGATACGCTGCACTATTATATGGTGGGCGGGGTGAAGCGGCCCATTGGTGGCTCGCAGAAGGAAAAGTATCGACTCGCCTCGTTCCAAGTGCGCGAGGGCGACAATGTTAACATTGATGTCACCGCGCCGGGCGCCACGCTCGCCTTGGGTCTGATGTTCTTCAACTCGAACAATGCTGCGATTGCGGAATGGATGCAGGCGCCGGACTCACGCTACCTGCTGGACATGGTGCGTCCagattttctgctgctgcgcacCATAGCACGCGGTCTAATACTCTGGGAAGAGGTGCAACCCGATGCCGATTGGTTCATGGCGCAGTTTCCGCACACGCTACGCGTTCATTTGCGTCTCAATCGCGGCGATGAGCCAATGCCGCAACAGAAGTCGGCGCAGTCCGAGGATAGCGACATTGACTATGAAGCTATAAC ACAAGCGTATTGCAACATCTTGGCGGGCGCTGCTTTCTGCATTGGACTCAAATACGCCGGCACGGAGAATCCGGTGGCCTTCAAGACACTGCGCACGGCCATCAAGCAGTTCCTTGGCTTTCCCGGCACACCCATGGGCGAGTGTGCGGGCCGCACCACAATCGAAAGCTGCCTCATGGTTCTGCTCATTTCCATCTCGCTGGTCTTTGCGGGCTCTGGCAATTGTGAAATTCTACGCATTATACGTTATTTGAGATCACGCGTCGGCCCGCAATATCCACATGTCACCTATGGCAGCCACATGGCCATACACATGTCGCTGGGTCTGCTCTTCCTGGGCGCCGGTCGCTTCACCATTGCCAAGACGCCCGAGTCCATAGCGGCGCTCGTCTGCGCGTTCTTTCCCAAATTTCCCATACACAGCAATGACAATCG CTATCATCTGCAGGCGCTGCGTCATCTCTATGTGCTGGCCGTGGAGCCGCGTCTGTTTCTGCCGCGCGACATAGACACGCATCAGTTGTGTCTGTGCAACATTTCGGTGCTGGAGGTGGGCGCCACAGAGCTGCGTCGTCTGCCCATAGCGCCTTGCATACTGCCCGAGCTGAGCACATTGCAGCAAGTCATCGTGGACGATGAGAACTATTGGCCAGTTTGCTTTGAGCGCACGCGCAATTGGGCGCAGCTGGAGAAGGCGCTGGAGCTGTGCGCACCCATTGATATTAAGAAACGCACGGGCTGCCTGTCGCATCTCGAGGATCCGGATCGCTTGAAGAGCATGCTGGCGCAGACGCTCACCATGGAGCAGAGCATTTGCTGGCAGGTGGTCGCGCAGGATCTGCAGCAATTTGCCAGCGAGCGTTTGGTCAAGCCTTTCATCAGCCGCTTTCTGGACACCAAGGGCACCAACTTGAGCTACAACGAGCTGAGCAAGCGTCATCATCTGATGCTGTTGTTCTACAATGCGGTGGTCAAGGATCGCATGCACCTGCTGCCGGTCTATCTAACGCTCTACGAT CATGTCACCAAGCCCGTCATACACAACACCGATGTGTGGCAAGTGAAGCTCATCGATGCCTATTTAACCAAATGCAGCGAGAGCGCTCATGCACTCATTTCTGTGGAGCTGATACAAATGATGCTGGAGatgctcaagctgcagctggagacgACCTTACAAGAGCTCTGTCTGCCGCTGCGTGAGTTTCTCTGCCAGAAGCAGCTGGATCCGAACTATGTGGCCAGCATTTGTGCTCAGGATCTGCAGCGCATCCATTGCGTCATTAATTATTACAACTTTATGCCGAATATGTTGAGCGATGTGGATCTGAGCGGCGCGcctattaattattttcgcATTATGCTCGAGTTTCGGCATCTCGATTTGAGTCCACAGACCATCTTTGGATTGCTCAAGCTGTTCCAGGCGCTCACACgtcaaataattgaataa
- the LOC108606931 gene encoding uncharacterized protein LOC108606931: MGSSIISQLARKYGAVIFFPTVTVGSIYADWSHTREWKRQQQQAAQSEALKRQS, from the coding sequence ATGGGCAGTAGCATCATCTCACAGCTGGCGCGAAAGTACGGTGCAGTGATATTCTTTCCAACTGTTACAGTCGGCTCCATTTACGCGGATTGGTCGCATACACGCGAGTGGaaacgccaacagcagcaagcagcacagAGCGAAGCTCTCAAGAGACAAAGCTAA
- the LOC108606930 gene encoding NADH dehydrogenase [ubiquinone] 1 beta subcomplex subunit 1 — MVLGLDKRALWAALPLLGYAIGHFLDTKETERMTMFRDKSALYGRAAGSENQQPSW; from the coding sequence ATGGTGCTGGGTTTGGATAAGCGTGCTTTGTGGGCGGCGCTGCCGCTACTAGGCTACGCCATAGGACATTTTCTGGACACGAAGGAAACGGAGCGCATGACAATGTTCCGCGACAAGAGCGCACTGTACGGCCGTGCAGCGGGTAGCGAGAATCAGCAACCTTCTTGGTGA
- the LOC108605868 gene encoding G2-specific protein kinase nimA encodes MSVERHSEEFANKTLQDYEVLSVMGNGAFGTCYKVRDKSTGQLYAWKGMNYDELDEAKCESLISEISVLRQLQHPNIVQYYHHLINREAKSIYIVMECCAGGDLAQLIQRARRQHQRFEESYIWRVLFQLCRALQVCHNKITAGTILHRDIKPANIFLDASGNVKLGDFGLARLLRRDQSFAASFVGTPHYMSPELVKGGQYDRKSDVWALGCLVYELCALRPPFRGRVFQQLSDNIAQGEFSSIPSVYGSDLQSIIGFMLAVSHEQRPGIEIINRHPLLVRNISQLDGEFPRLIAATEEFYVAGVSQLFPEPTTPGHCSTICSEQRSISGVFTPDLRSELFYSTRRRLQRQRSDPALYESIRREQQSPRRLTEHIFNDALQQRLHAIRAQESLLQQRADELQVAEQRVKALERQLLQKLQQAEQAQAPRPCQCRVPPLPARKPQSRHDDTYCSIELNETAPTVAKLNLAALPAPKQLHHNINSQTLRKVTFQSPPPKPAAVPMQISVSSNESADSQASNTRRKSILSLFGLSRAPKAVNKTSVAAAPQQQQQPQKQTERRIPLAIKQPSQQLQPSQSLTNMWTKEQKRAAFDMLAAMNAAEKDAASVAPARRQQLRQSVRERNSSLQRSRMRRSLVLVPPQQKLSREQMLI; translated from the coding sequence ATGAGCGTTGAAAGGCACAGCGAGGAgtttgcaaacaaaacgctGCAGGACTATGAAGTGCTCTCCGTTATGGGCAATGGTGCCTTTGGCACCTGTTACAAAGTGCGTGACAAGAGCACTGGCCAGCTGTACGCCTGGAAGGGCATGAACTATGATGAACTGGATGAGGCCAAGTGTGAGTCGCTCATCTCGGAGATAAGCGTGCTGCGTCAGCTGCAGCATCCCAACATAGTGCAATACTATCATCATTTAATCAACCGCGAGGCCAAGTCCATTTATATCGTTATGGAGTGCTGCGCCGGTGGCGACTTGGCGCAGCTTATACAACGAGCACGCCGGCAGCATCAACGCTTCGAGGAGTCCTACATTTGGCGTGTGCTCTTCCAGCTTTGTCGTGCGCTCCAGGTGTGCCACAATAAAATAACCGCCGGCACCATTTTGCATCGCGACATCAAGCCGGCGAATATATTTCTGGATGCCAGTGGCAATGTTAAGCTGGGCGACTTTGGCTTGGCGCGCCTGCTGCGTCGTGATCAAAGCTTTGCCGCTTCCTTCGTGGGCACGCCGCACTATATGAGTCCCGAGCTGGTCAAGGGCGGTCAGTATGATCGCAAGAGCGACGTCTGGGCCTTGGGCTGTCTGGTCTACGAGCTGTGCGCATTGCGTCCGCCGTTTCGTGGTCGCGTTTTTCAGCAGCTGTCGGATAACATTGCTCAAGGTGAATTTAGCAGCATTCCCAGCGTTTATGGCAGTGATCTACAGTCGATAATTGGCTTTATGCTGGCCGTCTCACATGAGCAGCGTCCCGGCATTGAGATCATTAACAGACATCCGCTGCTGGTGCGCAATATAAGCCAACTCGATGGGGAATTTCCACGCCTGATTGCAGCCACTGAAGAGTTCTATGTGGCTGGCGTTAGTCAATTGTTTCCCGAGCCGACAACGCCTGGCCACTGCAGCACCATTTGCTCGGAACAGCGCAGCATAAGCGGAGTCTTCACGCCAGACTTGCGCAGCGAGCTTTTCTACTCGACCAGGCGTCgtttgcagcggcagcgctccGATCCGGCGCTTTATGAGAGCATACGACGGGAACAGCAAAGTCCGCGCCGCCTTACAGAGCACATATTCAATGATGCACTGCAGCAACGCTTGCATGCAATACGCGCGCAGGaatcgctgctgcagcagcgcgctGATGAATTGCAGGTGGCGGAGCAACGTGTCAAGGCATTGGAGCGTCAGCTGttgcaaaagctgcagcaagcaGAGCAGGCGCAAGCTCCACGTCCGTGTCAATGCCGCgtgccgccgctgccagcgcGAAAACCACAATCTCGCCATGACGATACCTACTGCAGCATTGAACTGAATGAAACGGCGCCCACAGTGGCGAAGCTGAATCTAGCTGCGCTGCCGGCGCCAAAGCAACTGCATCACAACATCAATAGCCAGACGCTGCGTAAGGTAACGTTCCAGTCACCGCCGCCAAAGCCTGCAGCGGTGCCCATGCAAATAAGCGTTAGTAGCAATGAATCTGCCGATAGTCAAGCTTCCAATACGCGACGTAAATCGATTTTATCACTCTTTGGTCTAAGTCGTGCTCCCAAGGCAGTCAACAAGAcgtcagtagcagcagcaccgcaacaacagcagcagccgcagaaGCAAACAGAGCGCCGTATTCCCTTGGCCATCAAACAGCCGtcgcagcagttgcagccaTCCCAATCGCTCACCAACATGTGGACGAAGGAGCAGAAGCGAGCAGCTTTTGATATGCTGGCTGCCATGAATGCGGCGGAGAAGGATGCAGCCAGCGTTGCGCCTGCGCGCCGTCAACAGTTGCGTCAATCTGTGCGGGAGCGCAACTCCAGCTTGCAGCGCAGTCGCATGCGACGTTCGCTTGTGCTTGTGCCGCCCCAGCAAAAGTTGTCACGCGAGCAAATGTTAATCTAA
- the LOC108605084 gene encoding uncharacterized protein LOC108605084 yields MLASIEEDVPEFLQERSQVAFCSQLHVKRNKSSLVLARNLKFYEFRQKQLVHHLDLSQTALQRYADELQQYNGPVSSFLMRGDVADTSTDATNCSMLHDTELPLSIGKYIWLGEHIYVLLRCWQTLLVLRRPKEQAAQFTLIAEHEQLADYRLVRGPIKYQAYVELSFSNGQRQRTNFQTADSAVVPAPTTGSQVGFKRLMQRVHSARAELHVQRAQTQQDFVRVQQLQAYDAPAKRSLLLEEKQLLRRYGDVWTRICGEALILGTVLCNSAGSSRLTMLHDIRPLLQLPNGVDGGLNYTHCLYELPLQASGQPPEDYAELAQFWACQQQRSSSLNWRKLSCAMKLPPERSAVLLLRLPLHALLDCAQLQLFALYELRDAQCTRQLQLQLASINIEQLLASQEQHVPSFAAQTLHQDFLAITHASAHCVLRLQFESTEQQSLFEQLLAKWGFECSAVPQLQQLEQHEQQQQRESKQSLQPLDDTCLEREFQFGNSTCSSESESVRPTSQQLFYHKQSLLLLLHTDPAEQWEFYAPNELQLCLLLRRCLRELLQLRCNLSLLQLQEQPQLSSPANAALLLESALRAELLAKSQQAHNCQELELASDLLIAAINKHHN; encoded by the exons ATGCTAGCCAGCATTGAGGAGGATGTGCCGGAATTCCTTCAAGAGCGCAGCCAAGTTGCCTTTTGCAGTCAGTTGCATGTGAAGAGGAATAAATCCAGCCTGGTGCTGGCGCGCAATCTGAAATTCTACGAGTTTCGCCAAAAGCAGCTTGTACATCATTTGGACTTGAGCCAGACGGCACTACAGAGATATGCCGATGAGCTGCAGCAGTATAATGGTCCAGTCAGCAGCTTTCTTATGCGCGGCGATGTGGCTGACACCAGCACTGATGCCACAAAttgcagcatgttgcatgaTACAGAGCTGCCGCTGAGCATAGGCAAATACATATGGCTGGGTGAGCATATCTATGTGCTACTGCGCTGCTGGCAAACATTGCTGGTGTTACGTCGTCCCAAGGAGCAGGCAGCACAGTTTACGCTGATTGCCGAGCATGAGCAGCTGGCGGACTATAGACTGGTTAGAGGCCCAATCAAATATCAGGCCTATGTAGAGCTGAGCTTCAGCAATGGTCAGCGACAACGCACGAATTTCCAAACTGCAGACAGCGCCGTCGTGCCAGCGCCCACGACGGGCAGCCAAGTGGGCTTCAAGCGTTTAATGCAGCGTGTGCATAGCGCACGCGCCGAGTTGCACGTACAACGCGCGCAAACGCAACAGGATTTTGTGcgcgtgcagcagctgcaggcatACGATGCGCCAGCCaagcgctcgctgctgctggaggagaAGCAGCTGTTGCGCCGCTATGGCGATGTATGGACGCGCATATGCGGCGAAGCTTTAATACTGGGCACTGTTCTCTGCAACAGCGCCGGCAGCAGTCGACTCACCATGTTGCATGACATAAGGCCACTGCTACAGCTGCCCAATGGCGTGGATGGTGGCCTCAACTATACACATTGCTTGTATGAGCTGCCATTGCAGGCGTCTGGTCAGCCGCCAGAGGATTATGCAGAGCTGGCACAGTTCTGGGCCTGTCAgcaacagcgcagcagcagcctcaactGGCGCAAACTCAGCTGTGCTATGAAATTGCCACCCGAACGCAgcgctgtgctgctgctgcgtctgccgCTGCACGCGCTGCTGGACTGCGCGCAGTTGCAGCTTTTCGCTCTGTACGAGCTACGCGATGCACAGTGCACgcgtcagctgcagctgcaattggccAGCATTAATATTGAGCAACTGCTGGCATCACAGGAGCAGCATGTGCCCAGCTTTGCAGCGCAGACATTGCATCAGGACTTTCTGGCCATTACACATGCCTCAGCGCATTGCGTGCTGCGCTTGCAGTTTGAGTCAACGGAGCAGCAGTCGCTGTTTGAGCAGCTATTGGCCAAGTGGGGCTTTGAGTGCAGCGCTGtgccgcagctgcaacagctggagcagcatgagcagcagcagcagcgcgagaGCAAGCAAT cgctGCAGCCGCTCGATGACACTTGCCTGGAGCGTGAGTTTCAATTTGGCAACAGCACTTGCAGCAGCGAAAGCGAGAGCGTACGCCCGACCAGTCAGCAGCTCTTTTATCATAAACAGTCGCTCTTGCTATTGCTGCACACAGATCCGGCAGAGCAGTGGGAATTCTATGCGCCCAATGAGCTGcagttgtgtttgttgctccGACGCTGTCTACGCGAATTGCTGCAACTGCGCTGCAATTTAagcttgttgcagctgcaagagCAGCCCCAGCTGAGCTCACCGGCAAATGCAGCTTTGTTGCTGGAGTCTGCGCTGCGTGCGGAATTGTTGGCCAAGTCTCAGCAGGCGCACAATTGCCAAGAACTGGAGCTAGCCAGCGATCTGCTTATAgctgcaataaacaaacatcacaattag